A region from the Benincasa hispida cultivar B227 chromosome 10, ASM972705v1, whole genome shotgun sequence genome encodes:
- the LOC120089169 gene encoding uncharacterized protein LOC120089169: MKDPGNFTLPCTIRGKMVGNALCDLGASINLIPLSIFKKLDIDNARPTMITLQLADKSIKHLEDKIEDVLMQADKFIFPVDFFILDYEADREVPIILGCPFLAMGRALIDVQKKGIDHQGRRSGSKIQCVRCVEVPR, translated from the coding sequence atgaaggaccctGGGAATTTTACATTGCCCTGCACGATAAGAGGGAAGATGGTTGGGAACGCGCTGTGCgatttaggggcaagcataaatctaaTTCCCTTGTCgatttttaagaagctggatATCGACAACGCAAGACCAACTATGATCACTTTACAGTTGGCCGATAAATCAATAAAGCATCTTGAGGAcaagatagaggatgtactcATGCAAGCagacaagtttatctttccGGTAGATTTTTtcatattggattacgaagctGACAGAGAAGTCCCTATCATCTTGGGTTGCCCATTTCTCGCAATGgggcgagcactgatcgatgtGCAAAAAAAGGGAATTGACCATCAGGGTCGACGATcaggaagtaaaattcaatGTGTTcgatgcgttgaagtacccagGTGA